GTAGAAAAACGGCACTCGCCTTTATAACGATTCAAGTTGCGGAAAGCTTTCAGAAAAATATCCTGAAGTAGTTCCTCCGCATCTTCGGGACAACCGACGATCTGCACTACCAACGTATACAACGGACGACTGTAGCGGTCAAGAAATACGGAAAAGTATTCCGTCTCTCCATCCAGTATGCGTTCGATATAGTATGATTCGTCTTTCTGTTCCATCTTGACTCTTTAGACGCTGCCCGATACAAAAGGTTACAATCCGGGAAAGAAAAAATACAGGATTATAAATTATCCGCTTTTCAGTGTAACCTTTTTCCGTCCACTGCGTCAAACGATACAAAGAACGAAAATATTCACTTAAAAACAGTATAATTATGATGGATTTTATCACCATTCCCTTGGTCGTAGGTACTATTACATTAGGAATCTACAAATTATTTGAACTTTTTGTATGCAAGAAAGAGCGGATAGCCATGATTGAAAAGCTGGCTGACAGAGTCAACACAGGAGAAATCAACAGTAACTTATCCCTCAACCTTAATTACTCCCGCTCCCGATTTACCTTCGGTTCTTTAAAAAGCGGTCTGCTGATGCTTGGAATAGGATTAGGTCTACTGGTCGCCTTCTTTATCTGCATCAACTCATTTCCGGGATACACCGCTTCCAGAAACTGGGACGTGGAACGTCAGGCAAGTGTCGTGTATGGCGCATGCGTACTTCTTTTCGGTGGTGCAGGGCTGCTGACAGCTTTCCTCATCGAGATGAAAATACAGAAGAAAGAGAAAGAATAAAAAACCAAAATCCCCGAAGCCTCATCTACAAAGATGTAACTTCGGGGATTTAATCTGTTCTCATTAAAACATCAGACATTCTTTCATCCAATATAAACATTTACGCAGAGATATACATAAAGTTCCTCATCACACTGATCGAACTCTATCTTATTCTCTTTCGATAACCAGCCCAGAGCGGCACCCAATTCTTTATCCTTCAACCCGGACTTTCTCTTTAAGGTACCATAGCCCCATTTCTCATTGTTGCTCAGCAGTTGCCAGACTTTACCAGCATACACACCGATTTGCTTTCTATCCATTTTCTACAGCTATTAAGAGGTTAAAAACATTAGGTTAAGATTTCGCCTATAAAGATAACAAATGGATATCACAATTGTTCCCTCCCCGATGCTAAAAAGTTGTTACAAAATTATTTTTAACATAAAACCTGCGATGTGTACCGACACAACGGACTTATTAGCATATGTTAAAACAGAACTTTTCTTGGCATACATCTGTTATTACATTAAGAATCAATCCTAAACCTATTAGAAATATGGCAAAAAAAATAGCAGAACAACTGATCGATACATTAGTTGAATCGGGCGTAGAGCGCATCTATGCCGTGACGGGCGATAGTTTAAATGAAGTAAACGAAGCTGTCAGAAAGAACAATAAGATACAATGGATACATGTACGGCATGAAGAAACCGGAGCCTATGCCGCAGCAGCCGAAGCGCAACTGACCGGACGGATAGGATGCTGCGCAGGCAGTAGCGGCCCGGGGCATGTTCACCTCATCAATGGACTATATGATGCACAACGCTCAGGCGCACCGGTCATCGCCATCGCTTCCACCATCCCCAGCGGAGAATTCGGGACTGAATATTTTCAGGAGACCAATACTATAAAACTCTTTAACGATTGCAGCTACTATAATGAAGTGGCAACTACTCCGGGACAATTCCCGCGTATGCTTCAATCAGCCATTCAGACAGCCATCACCCGAAAAGGAGTAGCCGTTGTAGGCTTACCGGGAGACCTGGCCAAAGCATCTTCCGTTTCCGTCGAT
This sequence is a window from Bacteroides thetaiotaomicron VPI-5482. Protein-coding genes within it:
- a CDS encoding DUF6249 domain-containing protein; this translates as MMDFITIPLVVGTITLGIYKLFELFVCKKERIAMIEKLADRVNTGEINSNLSLNLNYSRSRFTFGSLKSGLLMLGIGLGLLVAFFICINSFPGYTASRNWDVERQASVVYGACVLLFGGAGLLTAFLIEMKIQKKEKE
- a CDS encoding winged helix-turn-helix domain-containing protein, translated to MDRKQIGVYAGKVWQLLSNNEKWGYGTLKRKSGLKDKELGAALGWLSKENKIEFDQCDEELYVYLCVNVYIG